From one Pseudomonas sp. S35 genomic stretch:
- a CDS encoding neutral zinc metallopeptidase has protein sequence MLWKKGRRSDNVVDARDDSGGGGGGMRFGGGKGLSLTAIVLIVGIGWLTGQDPLQILGQLTGQMEQAPSVSTQSRQAPPANDEQADFVRAVLGDTEDTWGQVFQENGLAYKNPKLILFRGRVNSACGGATSASGPFYCPADQQVYLDLDFFREMSQRFQAAGDFAQAYVIAHEVGHHVQTLLGISSKIQAARQQGRQMQGDGGLLVRQELQADCFAGVWANRAQKRLNWLEPGDIEEALNAANAIGDDRLQQQGQGRVVPDSFTHGTSAQRVRWFKTGFAQGQITQCDTFTAKSL, from the coding sequence ATGCTATGGAAAAAAGGCCGACGCAGCGACAACGTGGTGGATGCCCGCGATGACAGTGGCGGCGGCGGTGGCGGCATGCGCTTTGGCGGTGGCAAGGGTTTGAGCCTGACGGCGATTGTGCTGATCGTCGGCATTGGCTGGCTGACTGGCCAGGACCCGCTGCAGATCCTCGGCCAATTGACCGGCCAGATGGAACAGGCGCCTTCCGTCAGCACGCAATCGCGCCAGGCGCCGCCGGCCAATGATGAACAGGCCGATTTCGTCCGCGCCGTGCTCGGCGATACCGAAGACACCTGGGGCCAGGTGTTCCAGGAAAACGGCCTGGCCTACAAGAACCCGAAACTGATCCTGTTCCGTGGCCGGGTCAATTCCGCCTGTGGCGGCGCCACCTCCGCCAGCGGTCCGTTCTATTGCCCGGCTGACCAGCAGGTGTACCTGGACCTGGATTTCTTCCGGGAAATGTCCCAACGCTTCCAGGCCGCCGGCGATTTTGCCCAGGCCTACGTGATCGCCCATGAAGTCGGGCACCACGTGCAGACGCTGCTCGGCATTTCCTCGAAGATCCAGGCCGCCCGCCAGCAAGGCCGGCAGATGCAAGGCGATGGCGGCCTGCTGGTACGCCAGGAGTTGCAAGCCGACTGTTTTGCCGGGGTATGGGCCAACCGTGCGCAAAAACGCCTGAACTGGCTGGAACCCGGCGACATCGAAGAAGCCCTGAACGCCGCCAACGCGATTGGCGATGACCGCTTGCAACAACAGGGTCAAGGGCGCGTGGTACCGGACTCGTTTACCCACGGCACCTCGGCGCAGCGGGTTCGCTGGTTCAAGACCGGTTTCGCCCAAGGCCAGATCACGCAATGCGACACCTTCACGGCCAAGAGTCTTTAA